TGCTACGCGGTCGTCACCGTCTCGTGCCTGTCGCACGCCCGGATCTTCGTCGAGCGGCTGATCGCCGCCGATGAGCTGGAAAAGCAGAAGCAGGTCGTCAGCCTTTTGCTCTCCGACTTCGAGGAAGGCGCCAGCGACTGGCTCTGGGAGGTCGACGCCTCGGGCCGCCTGACCTACGTCTCAGACCGAATGGCCGCCGCCGCCGGCGTGCCGAAGGAGACCCTGCTGGGTCAGCCGATGTCGGACCTGTGCGGCGCGGCCGAAGGCCCCGGCGGCGCGTTCGCCGCCCTCTCGGCGCTGTTCGCCGAGCAAAAGACCTTCCGCGACATGGTCGTCTCGATCACCAGCGGTCCGGACACCGAGTCCCAGACGGCCCACTGGTGGTCGCTGTCGGCCAAGCCGGTGCATGACCTCGACGGCTGCTTCATCGGCTTCCGGGGCGTGGGCGCCGACATCACCCAGGCCCGCGAGGACCAGGAGCGGATCTCGCGCCTGGCGCACTACGACGTCCTGACCCAGCTGCCCAACCGCCTGTCGCTGCTGCAGTCGCTGGGCCAGGCCTGGCTGGAGCACGGGCGCGAGTCGGGCGCGGGCTGCGCCGTGATGTGTCTGGACCTCGACCACTTCAAGGGCGTCAACGACAGCCTGGGCCATCCGGTGGGCGACGCCCTGCTGGTGCAGGTGGCCTCGCGGCTGCGGACCTGCGTCGGTGACGCGGGCATGGTCGCCCGTCTCGGCGGCGACGAGTTCGCGGTGATCTGCGCGCCCGCGCCCAGTCGCGAGGCCTTGGCGACCCTGGCGCTGTCAATCGTCGAGACGCTCTCGGCGCCCTACGACATCTTCCGGCACAACGTGCTGATCGGCGCCAGCGTGGGCATCGCCGTGGCCCCGCAGGACGCCGACGACCCCGATGGCCTGCTCAAGAACGCCGATCTGGCCCTTTACCGCGCCAAGGGCGACGGCCGGGGGGCCTATCGGTTCTTCGAGACGGCCATGGACGTCCTGGCGCAGGAGCGCCGCGCCCTGGAGCTGGACCTGCGTGAGGCGCTCGCTCGCGACGAGTTGAAGCTGTTCTTCCAACCGCTGATCGGCCGCCGCGACAACGAAACCACCGGCTTCGAGGCGCTGTTGCGCTGGCAGCACCCGACGCGCGGCCTGGTGCCGCCGTCCGACTTCATCGAGTGCGCCGAGCAGTGGGGCCTGATCGGCAAGATCGGCGAGTGGGTGCTGACCGAGGCCTGCCGCACGGCCGCCACCTGGCCCTCGCACCTGACGGTCGCGGTCAACCTGTCGCCGAACCAGTTCACCTCTGGCGACCTCGTCGATCAGGTCCGCGCGGCGCTGGCGGCCTCCAACCTGACGCCCTCGCGCCTGGAGCTGGAAATCACCGAGGGCCTCTTGCTGCATGACAGCGCCAAGACCCTGGAACAGCTGGCCGCGCTGAAGGCGCTGGGCGTCAAGATCGCCATGGACGACTTCGGCACCGGCTATTCCAGCCTCGCCTACCTGTGGCGGTTCCCGTTCGACAAGATCAAGATCGACCGTTCGTTCGTGGCCGAGATGCAGGACAATGCGGCCATCGCCGATATCCTGCGCACGATCGCCCTGCTGGGCCAGACCCTGAACCTGGAGGTCACCGCCGAGGGCGTGGAAACCCAGGCCCAGGCTCAGCTGCTGGCCGAGATGCGTTGCGACCAGTTCCAGGGCTTCCTGTTCGGTCGGCCGATGCCGGTCAGCGACATCCCGAGCTTCCTGGTCTCCAACCTCGCCCAACGCATGCGCCGAGGGCACGAGGCGGAGCCGGACGACGCCGGACTGCTCAATTCCCAGGCCCCGGGCTAAACCGTCAGCAAACCGTCACAAATAAAGTAACATTCTGCATACTTAGCGCAGTACGGGGCAGGTTAGCCGCCCCGACTCTCAGGGATGGCCAACCTGAGGGGGTTTCATGTCTTTCGCTCGCAAGCTCGCCGCGGGAGCGGCGTTCGGCGCGTTGTCGTTCGCCTTCGCCGCGCCGGCTGTCCACGCCCAACAAACCACCGCCGCCGTGCGCGGCGTCACCGTTGACGACAAGGGCGCGCCGATCGCCGGCGCGACGGTCACGGTCACCCACGTCCCCAGCGGCACCGACCAGGTGGTCGTCACCAACGAGGCCGGCGCATTCGACGCGCGCGGTCTGCGCGTGGGCGGTCCCTACAAGGTCACCGCCACCGGCCAGGGCTTCGCGTCGCAGACGCTGGGCGACCTGTTCCTGAACGTCGGCGACGCCCAGCGCGTCCGCCTGACCCTGGTTCCGGCCAGCGAAGTGTCGGAAATCGTCATCACCGCCGCCAAGGCCGCCACCACCAGCCAGCTGGCCAATGTCGGCTCGCGCACCACCCTGGGCCGCGACCAGATCGACGCCGTCGTGTCGGTCAAGCGCGACATCCGCGACATCGGCCGCCGCGACCCGCTGGCCAATCTCGACTTCGTGGCCCGCGGCACCGGTCCGTCGGGCGGCCTTTACATCGCCGGCTCGGCGCCGCGCGCCAACCGCATCACCATCGACGGCGTGCGCTCGGCCGACAGCTACGGCCTGAACACCGGCGGCCTGTCGACCAACCGCGGCCCGATCTCGTTCGAGGCGCTGGAACAGGTCGCGATCCAGGCCGTGCCGTTCGACGTCGAAGACGGCGATTTCACCGGCGGCGCGCTGAACCTGATCATGCGCTCGGGCGGCAACGACTTCCACGGCTCGCTGTTCTCCAACGAGCGCACCACCCGCCTGGTCGGCAACAAGCTGCCGATCGTCGGCTTCACCAACAACGACGTGCTCCAGGCGCCGCTGAGCGGCTTCCGGAAGGTGAAGAACCAGATCGCCGAGACCAACTACGGCTTCTTCCTCTCGGGTCCGATCATTAAGGACCGCCTGTTCTTCGCGGCCTCGTACGAGAAGTTCTCCAGCTCCGACACCACGGGCGTTGGTCCGATCGGCGGCGGGTTCGCCAACACCTTCAACCGCATCCCGGGCGTCTCGACCGGTACGGGCGCCAGCCAGGCCGACATCGACGCGGTGCTGGCCAATTGGAGCGGCTATGCGGCCTCGTCGATGCTGAAGCCAGGCTCGGTGGCGCTGGTCGAACCGATCCTCGACGAGAAGTCGTCGATCAAGATCGACTACAACATCACCGACAAGCACCGCCTGTCGGCCACCTATCGCCACGCCTTCAGCTCGGTTTGGAAGCGCAGCCCCTCGGCCACCGCGATCAGCCTGGACACCAACTGGTACGTCCAGCCCGAGAACGAGGACAACTACGCCCTGCAGCTGAACTCGCGCTGGAGCCCGACCCTGGCGACCGAGGCGCGCGTGGCGTTCCGCGGCTATCAGCGCGGCCAGCTGCCGCCGGTGGGCCAGGGCTTTGCCAACGTCTCGATCTGCACCGACTCGGCTTTCGGCACCGGCGCGGCCTTCTCGTGCTCGTCGGGCGTGCCGTCGATCAACTTCGGCCCCGACCAGTTCCGCCAGGCCAACGTTCTGAAGACCAAGGACACCTCGGGCTCGTTCGTCGCCAACTACACCGGCTTCGACAACCACCAGATCAAGCTGGGCTACCAGTATCGCGGGATGGAGATCTACAATCTCTTCCTGCAGGCGGCGCGCGGCGTCTACTACTTCGACAGCGTCGCCGAGTTCCAGGCGGGTCAGGCCAACCAGCTGTCGTACGGCAACTCGCTGACCGGCACGGCCACCGACGCTGCGGCGGTGCTGGACTACAAGGTCCACTCGCTGCTGGCTCAGGACACCTGGGACGTCACCGACGCCCTCACGGTGAACTTCGGGGTTCGCTGGGACCACTACGCCGCCGACAAGAAACCGACGCTCAACAGCAACTTCATCAACCGCTACGGCTATTCCAACCAGACCACCTATGACGGCATCGACGTGGTGATGCCGCGCGTCTCGGCCAAGTACAACAGCGACTGGTTCGAGCTGTCGGGCGGCTTTGGCCTCGTGTCGGGCGGCCTGCCGGACGTTTTCCTGGGCAACAGCTACGGCGGCACCACCGGCGCCCTGACCAACAGCTTCGCGATCCGCCGCACCACCAACGGCACGCTCTCGACGGCCGACGACACCTTCGTCGACACCGCCACCAACCAAGCCATCGACCCGTCGATCGGCAACGCCCTGCTGACAATCAACAAGGCTTCGCCCTCGTTCATCACAAGCCCGGCAGCCGTGGCCCAGACCCTGCTGACGGCCGACAGCGCCAGCCGTCGCAACGCCTACACCAACTCGCTGGCCCCCGGCTTCAAGATGCCGGCCGACTGGAAGACCAACCTTTCGTTCAAGACCACCCAGTTCGGCATCGACTGGGGCGTTGACGCGGTGGCCAGCTGGTCGGAGGTCAATGTGGCGTTCCGCGACGCCCGCGCCCGTCGCCTGACCGTCAACGGCGTCCAGCAGTACACGCCGGACGGCCGCGCCCGTTACGACGGCCTGGTGATCCCCGGCGCCAACGCCGCGGCGATCAACGTCAACCGCGCAGCGTTGGGCCTGCCGGTCGTCGCCAACGCCGACCTGGCCAATCTGGGCCTGTTCGGCGACATCCAGGCCTACAACCCGTCGACCAAGAACTGGACGCGCACGCTCGCCCTGTCGGCCCGCCGCAACATCTTCGGCGTCGACACCTGGGCCGCCTACACCTGGCAGTACGGTCATCAGTACGGCGGCATCTCGGAGTTCGGCACCACCGCCGGGGGCAACTCCACGAGCGGCAACTACTATGCCGACCAGGGCTTTGACCTGGATCCGAACGCCGCCGCCGAGGGCAAGTCGAACAACCTGATCCGCAACTCGCTGAAGGTGAACCTGAGCTACAAGCTCGAGCTGCGTCCGGGCTGGGTGTCGCGCTTCACCCTGTTCGGCGAGCGTCGCGACGGTCGTCCGATCAGCTTCCTGATGACCGACCCGGCCGGCGGCCGTAACCCCACCTTCGGCGTGTCGCGCGACGACGCCCTGGCCTACATCCCGAACCTGAACAGCCCGGACGCGGCCAACCCGCTGAAGTTCGTGAGCGCGTCGGGCACGACGGTGTTCTTCGACAGCCAGGCCTCGGTCGACAAGCTCAAGGCTCTGGTCAACCAGTTCGGCCTGCCGATGGGCAAGATCGTGCCGCGCGGTTTCGGCAAGAACCCCAGCGTCGACCGCATCGACTTCCAGTACGCCCAGGAAATCCCCTCGCCGATCCGCGGCCACAGCCTGCTGTTCACGGTGGACATCCAGAACCTGGGCAACCTGCTCGACAAGAAGTGGGGCGTGGTCAAGGAGTACACCAACAGCCGCTCGGGCGGCGTGGTGGTCAACGCCCAATGCGCCAAGGCCGACGGGACGGCCGCCGGTTCGGCGGACCCGACCTGCGTGGCCTATCGCTACAGCTACACCACCGCCTCGCCGGCCAGCCTGGCCGTCCCGACGGTCGACCAGGCCGCCAGCCTGTGGTCGGTGGGCATGGGCCTGAAGTACCGCTTCTAGAAGCGCGCGCTCCGCAAGGATCGCCAAGGGCGCGGCTTCGGCCGCGCCCTTTTTCGTGGCCGATGCGCGGGGCGGGATGCTACCCCTCGGCCATGGTCCACCCCGTCTTCGACAACCTGTCCACCACGATCTTCGAGCGCATGAGCGGCCTGGCCCGCCAGCACGGCGCCATCAATCTGGGGCAGGGCTTTCCCGACGATCAGGGCCCTCTGCCCGTTCGCGAAGCCGCCGCGCGGGCCCTGATCGAAGGCTCGAACCAGTATCCGCCGATGCGAGGTCTGCCCGAGTTGCGGGCCGCCGTCGCCAGCCACTATGCGCGCACGCAGGACCTGACCCTGGATCCCGACAGCGAGATCGTCATCACCTCCGGGGCCACCGAGGCCCTGGCGGCGGCGTTCACGTCGCTGATCTCGCCCGGCGACGAGGTGGTGCTGTTCCAGCCGCTCTATGACGCCTATCTGCCGCTGGTGCGTCGCGCGGGCGGCGTCCCGAAGCTGGTCCGGCTCTCACCGCCCGACTGGCGCTTCGACCGCGCCATGCTGGAGGCAGCGTTCTCGGACCGCACGCGAATGGTGGTGCTGAACAGCCCGCTGAACCCCGCCGGCGTGGTCACGCCCGATGAGGATCTGGCGCTGCTGGCCGAGTTCTGCGTTCGCCATGGCGCGGTGGCCGTCTGCGACGAGGTCTGGGAGGCCGTGGTCTTCGACGGGCGCCGCCATCGGCCGCTGATGAGTTTCCCCGGCATGCGCGAGCGCACGGTCAAGATCGGCTCGGCCGGCAAGCTGTTCGGCATGACCGGCTGGAAGGTCGGCTTCCTCTGCGCCGCCCCGCCGCTGGCCAAGGCCCTGGCGGCCGCCCACCAGTTCCTGACCTTCACCACCCCGCCCAACCTGCAGGCGGGCGTGGCCTGGGGCCTGGAGCACCACCGCGCCTGGTTCGACGAGATGCCGGCGGCCCTGCAACGCGCCCGCGACCGCCTGACCGAGGGCCTGCGCGCGGCCGGCTATGTCGTGCTGGAGAGCCAGGGCACCTATTTCCTGAACGTCGACCTCGCCGCCTCCGGGATCGCGCTGGACGACGTCACCTTCTGCGAGCGCTGCGTGACCGAGCACGGCGTCGCGGCCATTCCCGTCTCGGCCTTCTTCGCGGAAGATCCGGTGACCAGCGTGGTCCGCCTCTGCTTCGCCAAGGCCGACGCGACGCTGGACGAGGCGGTCCAGCGGCTAGCGGCGGCGAAGGCGGCGTTGGGGTGAAGCGCTCTGGTCGGAGGAGCGGTGACCGAGGTTATCCGCCCAAGGCCGCCCCTGACTTGTTTCCTCCGCGCTGTACAGCCCTACAGTGCGCCTTGGCCGACCGCCGCCTCGCGGGCCACACTGCGGGCCAGGCAGCGGTCCATGACCGACAGCAGGTTGCGCAGGTCGATCGGCTTGGCCACATGGGCGTCGCAGCCAGCGTCGAGGCAGGTCTTGATCTGGGCCGACATCACGTCGGCGGTCAGGGCGATCACCGGCAGGCGCGCGAAGCGCGGGTCCAGGCGCAGGCGCCGGGTCGCCTCAAGGCCGTCCATCACCGGCATGTTGACGTCCATCAGGACAAGATCGACGGCCGCGCGTTCCAGGGCTTCCAGCGCCTGCTGACCGTTCTCGGCCTCGACAAGGTCGCAGTCGAACGGCTCCAGGAACAGGCGGATGACCCGGCGGTTCACCGGATGGTCGTCAACCACCAGCACGCGACGCCCCTGCAGCGCGGCGAAGCGGGCCTCTTCCTCGGCGCCCTCTTCCTCGAAGACCTGGGGCGCGGCGCTCTCCGCGCGATCGACCAACATCTCGATGGTGAAGATCGAGCCGACGCCCTCCTCGCTTTCGACCTTGATGTCGCCACGCATCATCTTGACCAGCCGGCGGGTGATGTTGAGGCCAAGGCCGGTGCCGCCAAAGTTACGGGTGGTCGAGGCGTCGGCCTGGGTGAAGGGGCGGAACAGCTTGGCCACCGTAGCCGCGTTCATGCCGATGCCGGTGTCGGCAACACGCAGGCGCACGCGCACCCGGTCGTCGCCTTCCGGATAGCAGGCCAGCGCCACCTCCACCTTGCCCTCGGAGGTGAACTTCAGGGCGTTGGAGACGAGGTTGGTCAGGCACTGACGCACCCGCACCCCATCGAACATCAGGGGCCCCGGCGCCGCGCTCTCCAGCCGGAAGGTCAGGACCACGCCCTTCTCCAGCGCGGTCGGCTGATAGCCGCCGACGAGGCGCGCGCAGGTCTGGACGATGTCGCCGGCCGTCGGCGCGATCTCCAGCTTGCCCGCCTCGATCTTCGACAGGTCAAGAATGTCGTTCAACAGCACCAGCAGCGTATCGCCGCTGTCCATGATCAGCTCGACCTGCTCTCGCTGTTCATGGCGCAGGTCGCCCGCCCGCAGCGCCTGGGCCAGACCGAGCATCCCGTTCAGCGGCGTACGCAGTTCGTAGCTCATCATCGCCAGGAAAGCGGACTTGGCGGTGTTCGCGGCCTCGGCCCGTTGCTGCGCGCGCTTGAGGCGTCCCGAGGCTTGGCGCTGAAGGAAGGCCCAGGCCGCCGCACCGGCCACCAGCACGCCCAGCAGCAGGGCGATCACGCCCGAAGCCCGCGCCAGGCTGCGCGAGAGCCGAAC
The DNA window shown above is from Caulobacter sp. FWC26 and carries:
- a CDS encoding aminotransferase, which translates into the protein MVHPVFDNLSTTIFERMSGLARQHGAINLGQGFPDDQGPLPVREAAARALIEGSNQYPPMRGLPELRAAVASHYARTQDLTLDPDSEIVITSGATEALAAAFTSLISPGDEVVLFQPLYDAYLPLVRRAGGVPKLVRLSPPDWRFDRAMLEAAFSDRTRMVVLNSPLNPAGVVTPDEDLALLAEFCVRHGAVAVCDEVWEAVVFDGRRHRPLMSFPGMRERTVKIGSAGKLFGMTGWKVGFLCAAPPLAKALAAAHQFLTFTTPPNLQAGVAWGLEHHRAWFDEMPAALQRARDRLTEGLRAAGYVVLESQGTYFLNVDLAASGIALDDVTFCERCVTEHGVAAIPVSAFFAEDPVTSVVRLCFAKADATLDEAVQRLAAAKAALG
- a CDS encoding response regulator, whose translation is MRLRVVSVVLFLLLSAEGAWAKSNAPLGQRLEQLSQEIGAHELRAPPRDNEDIERAGARALRETGQTRLYGLWRVLYAFKSNQIRGSFDVWAARTKAVAQRDKDAALLALVDLETLAYRHESGGFQAFQDADWDRFLQRSGPDIRLMAGIERVRHLGQIGRWAQAARLAAELTGELERRGRIAQPLLAELHQVHSYTLADLGDKEGALDHMTQAAALDERDSFYVRKIERVYDIAFTAADLGELDAAERFAALHHKLTVADGDPDLLTWDRFLCARIAGLRDTPAKVMSCLAPAAGLLVKPDRRLQARMLGQRALAQAQLGQSEAARRDLDQLRGLPETLVSRDLALEALVEAYIDRGEGRDAEAFRKLDAWRKADSLAARKAYARGVAEMSTALESELRAKRDESRRLTEEVRLSRSLARASGVIALLLGVLVAGAAAWAFLQRQASGRLKRAQQRAEAANTAKSAFLAMMSYELRTPLNGMLGLAQALRAGDLRHEQREQVELIMDSGDTLLVLLNDILDLSKIEAGKLEIAPTAGDIVQTCARLVGGYQPTALEKGVVLTFRLESAAPGPLMFDGVRVRQCLTNLVSNALKFTSEGKVEVALACYPEGDDRVRVRLRVADTGIGMNAATVAKLFRPFTQADASTTRNFGGTGLGLNITRRLVKMMRGDIKVESEEGVGSIFTIEMLVDRAESAAPQVFEEEGAEEEARFAALQGRRVLVVDDHPVNRRVIRLFLEPFDCDLVEAENGQQALEALERAAVDLVLMDVNMPVMDGLEATRRLRLDPRFARLPVIALTADVMSAQIKTCLDAGCDAHVAKPIDLRNLLSVMDRCLARSVAREAAVGQGAL
- a CDS encoding EAL domain-containing protein yields the protein MRATISSLLHRAVASLQVPALADAPEALAGRVRMEQVQSILRMTPVMMSANIAIAFLVSMAGLTHPHRVTIGVWAALVMSYALLGLRGWVASQRSKTGKAAVSARGVRRIALQAGVLGCLWGALPLMTLRPGDNSALPMMVASVTAGMVGCGGFALLTLPAAAMAYSTPMVLGSAYMLAASGDPILYALGGLLLFCYAVVTVSCLSHARIFVERLIAADELEKQKQVVSLLLSDFEEGASDWLWEVDASGRLTYVSDRMAAAAGVPKETLLGQPMSDLCGAAEGPGGAFAALSALFAEQKTFRDMVVSITSGPDTESQTAHWWSLSAKPVHDLDGCFIGFRGVGADITQAREDQERISRLAHYDVLTQLPNRLSLLQSLGQAWLEHGRESGAGCAVMCLDLDHFKGVNDSLGHPVGDALLVQVASRLRTCVGDAGMVARLGGDEFAVICAPAPSREALATLALSIVETLSAPYDIFRHNVLIGASVGIAVAPQDADDPDGLLKNADLALYRAKGDGRGAYRFFETAMDVLAQERRALELDLREALARDELKLFFQPLIGRRDNETTGFEALLRWQHPTRGLVPPSDFIECAEQWGLIGKIGEWVLTEACRTAATWPSHLTVAVNLSPNQFTSGDLVDQVRAALAASNLTPSRLELEITEGLLLHDSAKTLEQLAALKALGVKIAMDDFGTGYSSLAYLWRFPFDKIKIDRSFVAEMQDNAAIADILRTIALLGQTLNLEVTAEGVETQAQAQLLAEMRCDQFQGFLFGRPMPVSDIPSFLVSNLAQRMRRGHEAEPDDAGLLNSQAPG
- a CDS encoding TonB-dependent receptor, which translates into the protein MSFARKLAAGAAFGALSFAFAAPAVHAQQTTAAVRGVTVDDKGAPIAGATVTVTHVPSGTDQVVVTNEAGAFDARGLRVGGPYKVTATGQGFASQTLGDLFLNVGDAQRVRLTLVPASEVSEIVITAAKAATTSQLANVGSRTTLGRDQIDAVVSVKRDIRDIGRRDPLANLDFVARGTGPSGGLYIAGSAPRANRITIDGVRSADSYGLNTGGLSTNRGPISFEALEQVAIQAVPFDVEDGDFTGGALNLIMRSGGNDFHGSLFSNERTTRLVGNKLPIVGFTNNDVLQAPLSGFRKVKNQIAETNYGFFLSGPIIKDRLFFAASYEKFSSSDTTGVGPIGGGFANTFNRIPGVSTGTGASQADIDAVLANWSGYAASSMLKPGSVALVEPILDEKSSIKIDYNITDKHRLSATYRHAFSSVWKRSPSATAISLDTNWYVQPENEDNYALQLNSRWSPTLATEARVAFRGYQRGQLPPVGQGFANVSICTDSAFGTGAAFSCSSGVPSINFGPDQFRQANVLKTKDTSGSFVANYTGFDNHQIKLGYQYRGMEIYNLFLQAARGVYYFDSVAEFQAGQANQLSYGNSLTGTATDAAAVLDYKVHSLLAQDTWDVTDALTVNFGVRWDHYAADKKPTLNSNFINRYGYSNQTTYDGIDVVMPRVSAKYNSDWFELSGGFGLVSGGLPDVFLGNSYGGTTGALTNSFAIRRTTNGTLSTADDTFVDTATNQAIDPSIGNALLTINKASPSFITSPAAVAQTLLTADSASRRNAYTNSLAPGFKMPADWKTNLSFKTTQFGIDWGVDAVASWSEVNVAFRDARARRLTVNGVQQYTPDGRARYDGLVIPGANAAAINVNRAALGLPVVANADLANLGLFGDIQAYNPSTKNWTRTLALSARRNIFGVDTWAAYTWQYGHQYGGISEFGTTAGGNSTSGNYYADQGFDLDPNAAAEGKSNNLIRNSLKVNLSYKLELRPGWVSRFTLFGERRDGRPISFLMTDPAGGRNPTFGVSRDDALAYIPNLNSPDAANPLKFVSASGTTVFFDSQASVDKLKALVNQFGLPMGKIVPRGFGKNPSVDRIDFQYAQEIPSPIRGHSLLFTVDIQNLGNLLDKKWGVVKEYTNSRSGGVVVNAQCAKADGTAAGSADPTCVAYRYSYTTASPASLAVPTVDQAASLWSVGMGLKYRF